One genomic segment of Desulfocapsa sulfexigens DSM 10523 includes these proteins:
- a CDS encoding NifB/NifX family molybdenum-iron cluster-binding protein, with amino-acid sequence MYDGTYTDHMALHVKLPIAPQANHRLSGAADSKIDSTSLVPAEAVAWVQALRKGGKKIQSIELCGPGDVLASVPTTLNCLELLQPEIHDAELSLTTIGLGAASLASTLAHFGVKTVNLLVDTVSAETAMKRYVWIRPAKKNVPITQASRILISAQAEAVQALKDAGIRVIVRCTLAAGVNDGEVAAIAKKMAGLGAGAMEIDGEDGTYLEKLSGLASTYLPAAVYQAAPELPPPGTPNSCADISMPKPTEGRPNVAVVSTNGMDVDMHLGQAPQVLIYGPRDDGLACLLMARQTPGTGGGPNRWKILAEECLHDCFALLATHAGDTPRKELAELGIQVILTEDNVEGLVDVLYGGGKKKKCKK; translated from the coding sequence ATGTATGATGGAACTTACACAGACCATATGGCGCTGCATGTCAAGCTGCCCATTGCTCCCCAGGCCAATCATCGACTAAGCGGGGCTGCAGATAGTAAAATAGATTCCACGTCCCTGGTTCCCGCCGAGGCCGTGGCCTGGGTGCAGGCACTCCGCAAAGGAGGGAAAAAAATTCAATCTATTGAACTCTGTGGCCCTGGTGATGTTCTGGCTTCGGTTCCGACTACTTTGAATTGTCTGGAGCTTCTCCAGCCTGAAATTCATGATGCTGAACTTTCTTTGACCACTATCGGCCTGGGAGCCGCATCATTGGCCTCCACTCTGGCTCATTTTGGCGTAAAAACAGTGAACCTGCTGGTGGATACCGTCTCAGCTGAAACAGCAATGAAACGGTATGTATGGATCCGTCCTGCCAAAAAGAACGTCCCGATAACCCAGGCGTCCAGAATACTTATCAGTGCCCAGGCCGAGGCTGTACAGGCCTTAAAAGATGCTGGCATCAGAGTGATTGTACGATGCACTCTGGCTGCCGGAGTCAATGATGGAGAAGTTGCAGCCATTGCAAAAAAAATGGCAGGTCTGGGCGCCGGGGCTATGGAAATTGATGGAGAAGATGGCACCTACCTGGAAAAACTGTCCGGACTGGCTTCTACCTATCTGCCTGCGGCAGTCTACCAGGCTGCACCGGAGCTTCCACCTCCGGGAACACCAAACTCGTGTGCGGATATCAGCATGCCTAAACCAACAGAAGGACGGCCGAATGTCGCTGTGGTCAGTACCAATGGAATGGATGTTGATATGCATCTTGGCCAGGCACCACAGGTACTGATCTACGGCCCCCGAGACGATGGTTTGGCCTGTCTCCTGATGGCCCGGCAGACACCAGGCACTGGCGGTGGTCCCAATCGCTGGAAGATCCTGGCTGAAGAGTGTCTCCACGACTGCTTTGCCCTTCTGGCAACCCATGCCGGTGATACACCCCGAAAAGAACTTGCCGAGCTTGGGATCCAGGTGATTCTCACTGAAGACAATGTGGAAGGCCTGGTGGATGTCCTTTACGGCGGTGGTAAAAAAAAGAAATGTAAAAAATAG
- a CDS encoding (2Fe-2S) ferredoxin domain-containing protein: MALPERMILVCQSFRVVGDKKGICHKGTDGFLQYIEEEVLDRGLDCLVTATTCLKQCDNGPIMVIQPENWWFKGVSSEEAIDAILDGLEDGEPASEYLIG, translated from the coding sequence ATGGCTTTACCGGAAAGAATGATCCTTGTCTGCCAGTCGTTTCGTGTGGTTGGGGACAAGAAGGGAATCTGCCATAAGGGTACCGACGGGTTTCTGCAATACATTGAAGAAGAGGTGCTGGATCGTGGGCTTGATTGTCTCGTCACCGCCACCACCTGCCTCAAGCAGTGCGACAACGGCCCCATCATGGTTATCCAGCCAGAAAACTGGTGGTTTAAAGGGGTTTCCAGTGAAGAGGCAATTGATGCCATCCTCGATGGCCTGGAAGATGGTGAGCCCGCGTCGGAATATCTGATTGGATAA
- a CDS encoding ArsC/Spx/MgsR family protein, translating to MADIIFYEKPGCINGEKQKAILRAGGHSLHCLDILNFPWTREKLLAFVMGKNPVEMINQTAPAIKRGEIVPKQLTFNEAVDMMLLDPILIKRPLIEVDGMAIQGFMDSRLTPYLGDWDNSVDVVTCPNLQGISCDEQKRETNDI from the coding sequence ATGGCCGACATCATCTTTTATGAAAAGCCCGGATGTATCAATGGTGAGAAACAGAAAGCCATACTCCGGGCCGGGGGACACTCTTTACATTGCCTGGACATCCTCAATTTTCCGTGGACACGTGAAAAACTTCTGGCCTTTGTAATGGGAAAGAATCCTGTGGAAATGATAAATCAGACCGCCCCGGCGATAAAGCGTGGTGAAATCGTACCAAAACAGCTCACATTTAATGAAGCCGTCGACATGATGTTGCTGGATCCCATCCTAATCAAAAGACCTCTTATTGAGGTGGATGGTATGGCTATTCAAGGCTTTATGGACTCGCGTCTCACCCCCTACCTGGGAGACTGGGACAACAGTGTCGATGTGGTAACCTGTCCCAATCTGCAGGGCATTTCCTGTGATGAACAGAAGAGGGAAACCAATGACATTTAA
- a CDS encoding GNAT family N-acetyltransferase, which yields MINSSIAGMCVRQARKADLDELAGLLQQLFTIEEDFRFDAARQHRGLEMLLDRDGAVVLVAEKENNVIGMCTGQLMISTAEGGHSLLVEDVVVDEQWRGRGIGTGLLKALEDWGEKKKVSRYQLLADKSNDAGIRFYRKHNWQQTELICLRKHPLMGTSKGKG from the coding sequence ATGATCAACTCATCCATTGCAGGTATGTGTGTGCGTCAGGCCAGGAAAGCCGATCTTGATGAGCTGGCTGGCCTGCTTCAGCAGCTTTTTACAATTGAGGAAGATTTCCGTTTCGATGCCGCCCGGCAACACCGGGGACTCGAAATGCTGCTTGATCGTGATGGTGCTGTTGTTCTCGTTGCCGAAAAAGAGAACAACGTTATCGGCATGTGTACCGGGCAACTTATGATATCCACTGCCGAGGGTGGGCATTCCCTGCTTGTTGAAGATGTGGTGGTGGATGAGCAATGGCGAGGGAGAGGTATCGGCACCGGACTGCTCAAGGCTTTGGAAGATTGGGGAGAAAAAAAGAAAGTATCCCGTTACCAGCTTCTGGCAGATAAGTCGAATGATGCGGGGATCAGATTTTACCGTAAACACAACTGGCAGCAAACAGAACTTATCTGTCTGCGTAAACACCCATTGATGGGTACCAGCAAAGGAAAGGGATAA
- a CDS encoding Nif11-like leader peptide family natural product precursor produces MAREDVEKLLIAGGEDKHLRAKYDVPATREEFVELAASEGYEFTVEELDAILKESGDVFEKNGNPPKRSIWWT; encoded by the coding sequence ATGGCCAGAGAAGATGTTGAGAAGTTGTTAATCGCCGGTGGAGAAGACAAACACCTGCGGGCAAAATATGATGTACCGGCAACCAGGGAGGAGTTTGTTGAGCTGGCTGCCAGTGAGGGGTATGAGTTTACTGTCGAAGAACTTGACGCTATTCTTAAAGAGTCCGGAGATGTCTTCGAAAAAAATGGAAATCCCCCAAAACGCTCAATCTGGTGGACATAG